A genomic window from Microscilla marina ATCC 23134 includes:
- a CDS encoding NlpC/P60 family protein has product MIDIPPHFFEVTYQGAHYPGSPKVNGLQGGANCQVFAYELLRHHGLKVPDFRSSDLWEDTIHTQQVTHLQPLDILLWNKTPNSWGAHVGVYIGNNQAVHLSKVNHTAVIWTLEHFLEQPAYKVFIGAKRILNNDA; this is encoded by the coding sequence ATGATAGACATTCCTCCTCATTTTTTTGAGGTTACCTACCAAGGTGCTCACTACCCTGGGTCGCCCAAAGTAAACGGCTTGCAGGGTGGTGCCAATTGCCAGGTGTTTGCCTACGAGCTGTTGCGTCACCACGGGCTGAAAGTGCCCGATTTTCGCTCAAGCGATTTGTGGGAAGACACCATACATACCCAGCAAGTAACTCATCTACAGCCATTAGACATTTTGTTATGGAACAAAACTCCTAACTCGTGGGGTGCCCACGTAGGCGTATATATAGGCAACAATCAAGCAGTGCACTTGTCTAAAGTCAACCATACGGCGGTTATCTGGACACTGGAGCATTTTCTGGAACAACCTGCTTACAAGGTGTTTATTGGTGCCAAACGAATATTAAACAATGATGCATAG
- a CDS encoding IS4 family transposase, with the protein MGKVSVSDLFSLLPDDLLDNLSQSTDVDKWVSKLPGKLFIKLLLYSVLNNERLSLREISSEMSNPIFQSFSSEMVEQMAGWTGIRERLRHIKLPFIEQVYEHFFAEAHALYGEKKLLDYHIKRYDSTLIKVFGHLLQGMKVGNTSKNKFQVKLTTEHTDGFGLRVSFHQDQAHLSEETALQEQINLGKHSSQDIIVFDNGLKGRRKFKDFDEASIQFVTNIGKKPRYQVNRPHQLLDRHHPDLDFIQDSVVQLFERGQPTNSMEHEFRLIEFRVKETGKHLFILSNLWDLPAEVVAQVYLMRWDIEVIFRFLKQEMNLTHFVCNDLNAIKVMIYVKLIAAMMILIFKQKNAIKTYKRAKKLFLEDIYLLIIVEMMESPDLSQWFLKKAKKRLKRE; encoded by the coding sequence ATGGGTAAAGTTAGCGTTTCGGATTTATTTTCCCTTCTACCTGATGATTTGCTTGATAACTTAAGTCAGTCTACTGATGTAGATAAGTGGGTAAGCAAATTACCAGGCAAACTATTTATTAAGCTACTGCTATACAGCGTGTTAAACAATGAGCGTCTTAGCCTTCGGGAAATATCATCTGAGATGAGCAATCCTATATTTCAAAGTTTTTCATCTGAGATGGTCGAACAAATGGCTGGTTGGACTGGTATTCGGGAACGTTTGCGGCATATCAAGCTTCCTTTTATCGAGCAGGTATATGAACATTTTTTTGCAGAAGCTCATGCTTTATATGGAGAGAAAAAGCTTCTTGATTACCATATCAAACGTTACGACTCTACTTTGATTAAGGTATTTGGTCATTTATTACAAGGAATGAAAGTAGGTAATACATCTAAAAATAAATTTCAAGTAAAACTGACTACTGAGCACACTGATGGTTTTGGTCTCCGTGTGAGTTTCCATCAAGATCAGGCTCATTTAAGTGAAGAAACCGCCTTGCAAGAACAAATTAATCTGGGAAAACACAGTTCCCAAGATATTATAGTTTTTGATAATGGTTTGAAAGGGCGTCGTAAGTTTAAAGATTTTGATGAAGCATCTATACAGTTTGTGACCAATATAGGTAAAAAGCCCCGTTATCAGGTGAATCGTCCTCATCAGCTCCTAGATCGCCACCACCCTGATTTAGACTTTATACAAGACAGTGTTGTACAATTATTTGAGCGTGGACAACCTACCAATTCAATGGAGCATGAGTTTAGGTTGATAGAGTTTAGAGTTAAGGAAACGGGGAAGCACCTTTTTATCCTGAGCAATCTTTGGGATTTACCCGCAGAAGTGGTGGCTCAGGTTTACTTGATGAGATGGGATATAGAAGTGATTTTCAGGTTTTTAAAACAAGAAATGAACCTTACACACTTTGTTTGTAATGATCTGAATGCTATAAAAGTAATGATTTATGTAAAGCTTATTGCAGCAATGATGATCCTTATTTTTAAACAAAAAAATGCCATCAAAACATATAAAAGAGCCAAAAAACTCTTTTTGGAAGACATCTATCTTTTGATTATAGTAGAAATGATGGAAAGTCCAGACCTGAGTCAATGGTTTCTAAAAAAAGCAAAAAAAAGACTGAAAAGAGAATAG
- a CDS encoding T9SS type A sorting domain-containing protein has protein sequence MKKHFLTLCLVCLTCLGAMAATSVYLQNNTELELNITYQSAGRTLTLNKQYGLPVKYVPAYGRKRELLWTNRNSGISNGVDFWHYLTVTTGNHRLRLGVKLNGNWIGSTMWSEFAVFAAGSNQASTQTGLQSNRSIHRRTFMMQGKRYQLSMRMVYTGGYDDIVYVLDELDYNPVPGADYANPHTLNVVSYNLYGLFAGSICNRHAFAAKRLQNFEVVGFQEAFDNECRQQLKNNLQASGWSTTKVTDASGFPEDGGSFIASRYPIIAQDQVVFSSNNSCNFTQANLFAAKGINYAKINKHGVMYHVFNTHLYAGSTNTCQEVRRDQLTVMKAFVLRKTGGKGRIIMLGDFNIGEDKQNDLRTFLQAFIPAREGPMPYTIGAENVYGGDKQKLDYALFWDYTNAADAQLYEPVTHFQRTFCPRATMVNNANQGENTEWRDVFADLSDHYPVYGRFVYNEVAGQKNRALDGAIPQAVATPIVGTAAHQRATQQVVQQAIDAVAIEVFPNPIQHKGRLQVKLPNSLQKNVYFEVVSVLGTTFTPQVSKSSSANVWQLDVSHCQPGLYVLRVVGANKQQYTVRFAIN, from the coding sequence ATGAAAAAACATTTCTTAACCCTTTGTCTGGTTTGCCTGACTTGCCTGGGGGCAATGGCAGCAACCAGCGTGTATTTACAAAACAATACTGAGCTGGAGCTAAACATCACTTACCAAAGCGCGGGACGAACGCTGACGCTCAATAAACAGTATGGTTTGCCAGTGAAGTATGTGCCTGCTTACGGGCGCAAACGTGAGCTTTTGTGGACCAATCGTAACTCTGGCATTTCTAATGGAGTAGATTTTTGGCATTACCTGACGGTTACCACCGGCAACCATCGGCTACGGTTGGGGGTCAAGCTTAATGGCAACTGGATAGGAAGCACTATGTGGTCTGAATTTGCCGTGTTTGCCGCAGGAAGCAACCAAGCAAGCACTCAAACCGGGCTGCAAAGCAATCGTAGCATCCATCGCCGTACTTTTATGATGCAGGGCAAGCGTTACCAGCTTTCTATGCGTATGGTATACACGGGTGGCTACGACGACATTGTGTATGTATTGGATGAGTTAGACTATAACCCAGTACCTGGGGCAGACTATGCCAATCCACATACGCTCAATGTGGTGTCTTATAACTTGTATGGCTTGTTTGCCGGAAGCATTTGCAATCGACACGCCTTTGCCGCAAAACGCCTCCAAAACTTTGAGGTGGTAGGTTTTCAAGAGGCTTTTGACAACGAGTGTCGTCAACAACTGAAAAACAACTTACAAGCCAGCGGCTGGAGCACTACCAAGGTAACCGACGCGTCGGGTTTTCCTGAAGATGGCGGTAGTTTTATTGCCTCAAGGTACCCTATCATTGCCCAAGACCAGGTAGTGTTTAGCTCTAACAACTCTTGCAACTTTACCCAGGCAAACTTGTTTGCGGCAAAGGGAATCAACTATGCTAAAATCAATAAACACGGGGTAATGTACCATGTGTTTAACACCCACCTGTATGCAGGCTCAACGAACACCTGCCAGGAGGTACGCCGCGACCAACTTACAGTCATGAAAGCCTTTGTTTTACGCAAAACCGGGGGCAAAGGCAGAATCATTATGTTGGGTGACTTTAATATAGGAGAGGACAAGCAAAACGATTTGCGCACATTTTTGCAAGCTTTTATCCCGGCAAGGGAAGGCCCCATGCCTTATACCATTGGGGCAGAAAATGTGTATGGTGGCGACAAACAGAAGTTAGATTACGCTTTGTTTTGGGACTATACCAACGCTGCCGATGCTCAACTGTATGAGCCAGTAACTCATTTTCAACGCACCTTTTGTCCCAGGGCTACCATGGTAAACAATGCCAACCAAGGTGAAAATACCGAGTGGCGAGATGTGTTTGCCGACTTGTCTGATCATTACCCAGTGTATGGGCGCTTTGTGTACAATGAAGTAGCAGGGCAAAAAAACAGGGCATTGGATGGGGCGATTCCACAGGCAGTAGCAACGCCTATAGTGGGCACAGCGGCTCACCAACGAGCCACCCAACAAGTTGTTCAGCAGGCAATAGACGCAGTAGCTATAGAAGTGTTTCCTAACCCTATCCAACATAAAGGTCGTTTGCAGGTAAAACTACCGAATAGCCTGCAAAAAAACGTGTATTTTGAAGTAGTCAGTGTGTTGGGGACAACATTTACCCCTCAGGTAAGCAAAAGCAGCAGTGCCAATGTATGGCAACTAGATGTGAGCCATTGTCAGCCAGGGTTGTATGTATTGCGGGTAGTGGGTGCCAACAAACAACAATATACAGTGCGCTTTGCGATCAACTAA